In Flavobacterium gelatinilyticum, a genomic segment contains:
- a CDS encoding helix-turn-helix transcriptional regulator yields MSAQIKQKIKSIRELKNYTQEYMADKLEISQAAYSKIEKGPTDLSLRKLEKIASIFDVPMENIIQFENHFVQEKTNNEDLKNKIDNEADVKKITGLYKDKIMLLEKLLSKTDSELKRYRDKFGIF; encoded by the coding sequence ATGTCTGCACAAATAAAACAGAAAATAAAAAGCATCAGAGAATTAAAAAACTACACACAGGAATACATGGCAGACAAACTGGAAATCAGTCAGGCTGCATACAGCAAAATAGAAAAAGGACCAACAGATTTAAGTCTTAGAAAATTAGAAAAAATTGCTTCTATTTTTGATGTTCCTATGGAAAACATAATCCAGTTTGAGAATCATTTTGTACAGGAAAAAACAAATAACGAGGATTTAAAAAACAAAATAGATAATGAAGCCGACGTTAAAAAAATAACCGGACTCTACAAAGACAAAATAATGCTGCTCGAAAAACTCCTGAGCAAAACCGATTCAGAACTTAAAAGATACCGCGATAAATTTGGAATCTTTTAA
- a CDS encoding HAD-IIB family hydrolase → MMKKLRIALINIHGLLKGSGLEIGRDADNGGQTKYIFELAEFLSQHEGVEQVHIFTRLIDDPALSPEYAVPVEIVNDKLDIRRIPFLGKKYRAKEQLWEGLDTFVNGAMQHIKQHNIFPDWIHSHYADAGYAAAELSSVLNIPFAHTGHSLGYYKKKKLLEAGQTEEELEKKFKFKARIAAEERTLELSEFIVTSTEQEIETYKVYKNFELGKYHAISPGIDTRKFVPYYYQENDSDKHMEEAQRKYWVAETISKFLTNPHKPIILALSRPDRHKNLNTLIEVYGKDKELQSIANLVIFAGIRKDIAKMPESEKNVLTDLLLLMDKYDLYGKMAIPKKHDVENEVSIIYRYAAEKRGVFVNLALHENFGLTVIESASSGLPVVVTKNGGPSEIIPVCQNGELVNPQEEGQIKKALRNILTDENQWKYYSNNGAINIQKYYSWLSHVNNYVELINENLAVSSAGIKKQHYPNINISRLKRKIDHLLVSDIDGTLIEPLLENPGLSELKTHLVNRTDKMAFAMASGRNLALVKKVIDEEEFPLPDFIICSVGTEIYYTNGKEYILDKGWAKFLSGRWKREEIVNKLKGIKWVRLQEEEAQNPYKISYYYDKEHYDHEELIRVLGTGWYKVNIIPSHGQYLDFIPKRASKGNAIKFLCRKWSVPLGNVIAAGDSGNDVDMFRGPVKGIIVGNRSAELADYETTKSIYVAKTSASAGILEGLKHYKIIK, encoded by the coding sequence ATGATGAAAAAATTACGAATTGCACTTATTAATATACACGGACTTTTAAAAGGTTCCGGTCTTGAAATTGGACGGGATGCCGATAACGGAGGACAGACTAAATATATTTTTGAACTTGCCGAATTCCTGTCACAGCACGAAGGAGTAGAGCAGGTTCATATTTTTACAAGATTGATTGATGATCCGGCACTTTCTCCGGAATATGCTGTTCCTGTTGAAATTGTAAACGACAAACTGGACATACGCCGAATTCCGTTTCTGGGAAAAAAATACAGAGCCAAAGAACAGCTTTGGGAAGGACTCGACACTTTTGTAAACGGCGCAATGCAGCACATTAAACAGCATAACATTTTTCCCGACTGGATTCATTCTCATTATGCTGATGCAGGATATGCCGCTGCTGAATTATCATCGGTATTAAATATTCCGTTTGCACATACCGGACATTCTTTGGGATATTATAAGAAGAAAAAATTACTCGAAGCCGGACAAACCGAAGAAGAACTGGAAAAGAAATTCAAATTTAAAGCCAGAATAGCCGCCGAAGAAAGAACCTTAGAACTTTCGGAATTTATAGTTACCTCGACCGAACAGGAAATAGAAACCTACAAAGTCTATAAAAACTTTGAATTAGGAAAATACCACGCCATTTCGCCCGGAATTGATACCCGAAAATTTGTTCCCTATTACTACCAGGAAAACGATTCAGATAAACACATGGAAGAAGCCCAGCGTAAATACTGGGTAGCCGAAACCATTTCTAAATTCCTGACCAATCCGCACAAACCCATAATTCTGGCCCTTTCAAGACCCGATCGCCATAAAAACCTGAACACTTTAATTGAAGTGTACGGTAAAGACAAAGAACTTCAAAGCATTGCCAATCTTGTCATTTTTGCCGGAATCCGTAAAGACATTGCCAAAATGCCTGAATCAGAAAAAAACGTTTTAACCGATCTGCTTCTGCTGATGGACAAATATGACTTGTACGGAAAAATGGCGATTCCCAAAAAACACGATGTCGAAAACGAAGTTTCAATTATTTACCGTTATGCCGCCGAAAAAAGGGGCGTATTTGTCAATCTCGCCCTGCATGAGAATTTCGGCCTGACAGTAATAGAATCTGCCAGTTCAGGACTTCCGGTAGTGGTAACCAAAAACGGAGGACCATCAGAAATTATTCCCGTCTGCCAAAACGGAGAGTTAGTAAATCCGCAGGAAGAAGGTCAGATTAAAAAGGCTTTAAGAAATATTTTAACCGATGAAAATCAATGGAAATATTATTCGAATAACGGCGCCATAAACATTCAGAAATATTACAGCTGGCTGAGCCACGTAAACAATTACGTCGAATTGATAAACGAAAATTTAGCCGTCTCATCTGCCGGAATAAAAAAACAGCATTATCCAAACATAAACATCAGCAGATTGAAGAGAAAAATAGATCACCTGCTGGTTTCGGATATCGACGGAACACTTATAGAACCTTTACTAGAAAATCCGGGTTTGAGCGAACTTAAAACACACTTGGTTAACCGCACAGATAAAATGGCTTTTGCAATGGCATCCGGCCGAAATCTGGCTTTGGTAAAAAAAGTAATTGACGAAGAAGAATTTCCGCTGCCGGATTTTATAATCTGCTCCGTAGGAACCGAGATTTATTATACCAACGGTAAAGAATACATTCTCGACAAAGGCTGGGCAAAATTCCTCTCAGGAAGATGGAAAAGAGAAGAAATAGTCAACAAACTAAAAGGAATTAAGTGGGTCAGACTTCAGGAAGAAGAAGCCCAAAACCCCTATAAAATCTCGTATTATTACGACAAAGAGCATTACGATCACGAAGAACTAATCCGGGTTTTAGGAACAGGCTGGTACAAAGTCAATATTATACCAAGCCACGGGCAGTATCTGGATTTTATTCCCAAAAGAGCCTCAAAAGGAAACGCCATAAAATTCCTTTGCCGTAAATGGTCTGTTCCGTTAGGAAATGTTATTGCCGCCGGCGATTCAGGAAACGATGTCGATATGTTCAGAGGTCCCGTAAAAGGAATTATAGTAGGCAACCGCAGCGCAGAGCTCGCTGATTATGAAACAACTAAAAGTATCTACGTTGCCAAAACTTCGGCTTCGGCAGGAATTTTAGAAGGATTAAAACATTATAAAATCATAAAATAA
- a CDS encoding GAF domain-containing hybrid sensor histidine kinase/response regulator, which produces MNQDFPIPDNELQRLAALKRYNILDTLPDTAFDDATKLVSYICGVPIAHISFIDESRQWFKSEIGIGVSEVPREITFCRYTILDTKMVEIPDTHVNETFKDDPNVTGGFNVRFYAGVPLTTPDGYNIGTLCAVDHVSKNLNQNQRNALSLVAKHVMAQLELGTKNIELQAQRKIAEKAVLARDSFLANMSHEIRTPLNAVIGFTDLLTQTELDEIQREYIDSVQIAGENLLLIVNDILDLSKIESGNLAIEAEPFNIKKTLKHVYNLLKVKVKKDVEFNLFLDADMPDMVIGDQGRLNQIMVNLIGNSLKFTSEGEVTVSVKMTEETETAYSLRFSVKDTGIGIKKNKLKTIFERFTQGEESTTRTFGGTGLGLNIVKQLIELHKSEIHVKSEINRGSEFFFVLTYKKVERTENAVKPVTLNDLGNLKILLCEDNILNQKLVRSVISNFGFELDIANNGEEGIELLSRNTYDLVLMDLQMPIKDGYQTTEYIRNEMNLNIPIVAMTAHSLVGEQERCYKVGMNAYVPKPFKQPALLKAIKTAMTEDLDAVQKRTVDLSFLDEMAGGDENFIKDMIALFIDKIPEQMEELDTAFKDEKHEAVKKLAHNMKSSLDIFMLDDLSACAAIIEEEAATGEFTAEIVDKINILHCGIVEAVKVLEEL; this is translated from the coding sequence ATGAATCAAGATTTTCCCATTCCAGATAACGAATTACAACGTTTGGCCGCGCTGAAACGTTACAATATACTTGATACACTGCCAGATACTGCTTTTGATGATGCTACAAAATTGGTTTCATATATCTGTGGTGTACCTATTGCCCATATTTCGTTTATAGATGAAAGCAGACAATGGTTTAAGTCAGAAATTGGGATAGGCGTATCAGAAGTACCTCGCGAAATTACCTTTTGCCGGTATACTATTTTAGATACAAAAATGGTAGAAATACCGGACACGCATGTCAACGAAACATTTAAAGATGATCCTAATGTAACAGGAGGTTTTAACGTGAGATTCTATGCCGGAGTACCGCTTACAACTCCTGACGGATATAATATCGGGACGCTTTGTGCAGTTGATCACGTTTCTAAAAATCTCAATCAAAACCAGCGAAATGCACTTTCGCTTGTAGCCAAACACGTTATGGCGCAGTTAGAATTAGGAACCAAAAATATCGAACTGCAGGCCCAGAGAAAAATTGCCGAAAAAGCAGTTTTGGCAAGAGATAGTTTTTTGGCCAATATGAGCCATGAAATCAGAACGCCCCTGAATGCCGTTATTGGTTTTACAGATCTTCTTACACAGACAGAATTAGACGAAATACAGCGCGAATACATCGACAGCGTACAAATCGCGGGCGAAAACCTGCTTTTGATCGTAAATGATATTCTGGATCTTTCTAAAATAGAATCGGGAAATTTAGCGATAGAAGCAGAACCGTTTAACATCAAAAAAACACTAAAACACGTTTACAATCTGCTAAAAGTCAAGGTTAAGAAAGATGTAGAATTTAATCTTTTTCTGGATGCCGATATGCCGGATATGGTTATTGGCGATCAGGGACGATTGAACCAGATTATGGTAAACCTGATAGGAAACTCTCTTAAATTTACAAGTGAAGGAGAAGTAACCGTTTCTGTAAAAATGACAGAAGAAACAGAAACAGCATATTCACTGCGCTTTTCCGTAAAAGATACCGGAATCGGGATCAAGAAAAACAAACTGAAAACCATTTTTGAACGTTTTACACAAGGCGAAGAAAGTACAACACGAACCTTTGGCGGCACCGGATTAGGACTTAATATCGTAAAACAGTTAATCGAACTCCACAAATCAGAAATTCATGTCAAGAGTGAAATCAACCGAGGTTCTGAGTTTTTCTTTGTTCTGACTTATAAAAAAGTAGAGCGTACAGAGAATGCCGTAAAACCGGTAACTTTAAACGATCTTGGAAACCTAAAAATACTGCTTTGCGAAGACAATATCCTAAACCAAAAACTGGTAAGAAGCGTTATCAGTAATTTTGGTTTTGAACTCGATATAGCCAATAATGGAGAAGAAGGAATCGAACTTTTATCCCGTAATACATATGATCTCGTACTAATGGACCTGCAGATGCCGATAAAAGACGGTTATCAGACTACAGAATACATTCGGAACGAAATGAATCTGAATATTCCAATCGTAGCCATGACCGCACATTCTCTGGTGGGCGAACAGGAACGATGCTATAAAGTGGGTATGAATGCGTATGTGCCAAAACCATTCAAACAGCCGGCACTTTTAAAAGCCATCAAAACGGCCATGACCGAAGATTTAGACGCTGTACAAAAACGAACTGTAGATTTATCTTTTCTGGACGAAATGGCCGGCGGCGACGAAAATTTTATAAAAGATATGATTGCGCTTTTTATAGATAAAATTCCGGAGCAGATGGAAGAATTAGACACTGCCTTTAAAGATGAAAAGCATGAAGCAGTAAAAAAACTGGCGCATAATATGAAATCGAGTCTTGATATTTTTATGCTCGATGACTTAAGTGCCTGCGCGGCGATTATTGAGGAAGAAGCGGCAACCGGAGAATTTACAGCCGAAATTGTCGATAAAATAAACATTTTACACTGCGGTATCGTTGAGGCCGTAAAAGTTTTAGAGGAACTATGA
- a CDS encoding Crp/Fnr family transcriptional regulator — translation MKNEKYKQLKDNGIENIHRLILHYIDISDAEWNYCKNYFNTAFYKKKELLLKQNDICGHIFFVVSGLLRIYFIDDKGEEKTFHFCLENTFGTDYESFLKNKPSNFSIQAMEDTVVIVITLDMLESFYKFLRYGDKLGRLIAEDYFFIINEKIRSMYVNTPLERYNTMNTRFPNILQRVPQHCIASYLNITSVHLSRLKYHSKEKK, via the coding sequence ATGAAAAATGAAAAATACAAGCAGCTGAAGGATAACGGAATCGAAAATATCCACCGGCTGATTTTGCATTATATTGATATTAGTGATGCCGAATGGAACTACTGCAAAAATTATTTTAATACCGCTTTTTATAAAAAGAAAGAACTTCTGTTAAAGCAGAATGATATTTGCGGCCATATATTTTTTGTTGTCAGCGGCTTATTGCGGATTTATTTTATTGATGACAAAGGCGAGGAGAAAACCTTTCATTTCTGCCTCGAAAATACTTTTGGAACAGATTACGAAAGCTTCTTAAAAAACAAACCCTCCAATTTTTCCATTCAGGCTATGGAAGATACCGTGGTCATAGTAATAACGCTCGATATGCTCGAAAGTTTTTATAAATTCCTGCGGTATGGCGATAAATTAGGAAGACTCATCGCCGAAGACTATTTTTTTATCATAAACGAAAAAATCAGGTCCATGTATGTAAATACACCATTAGAACGCTACAATACCATGAATACCCGTTTTCCTAATATTTTACAGCGCGTTCCGCAGCATTGTATAGCCTCTTATCTCAATATTACTTCTGTCCATTTAAGCCGTTTGAAATACCATTCTAAAGAGAAAAAGTAG
- a CDS encoding glycosyl hydrolase family 32: MYSGSGFSNWEIGDVDVFIDEKGIHHLFHLIIPNHDYIAHAVSKDGLSWKRVKNAIFVGDPGEWDDDMLWTMHVSKNSEGDGYEMYYTGLKRQDKGIEQKVGRAVSPDLINWKKENAYGLPFKSEAPHYEGTNNNPRQWISFRDPYKYQYKGDDYMLICARSASGPTYRRGCIGVAKREKDGFVLQKPLHIPYVYDDVECPCVFEIKGTHYLLGSIREDIKVRYWSAPDFRGEYCAFHNNVLMPQGNYAARVVKDGKHFLVYNFYFADGNVNTHRVIPPPKELDTDKSGRLRLKTYYYWEKLYQKTILQKDLPQPMPILGNPTADFLQESENKWRFGCRSGYEIYCFEKPSMDFVWEGTLAVEGMGKTGFVIECDKEGTGYYISIDFMNGFVQFRAWGFNEKDVKNNFIFENIQTNQFEIGEDKQIYFKIIRYGNYYELSINEIVKLTLLDFKYSEGKVGIYVCSAVISISDSKIHVIPEPENEYAAADPEKYLKDYSRIVQMQ, translated from the coding sequence ATGTATTCAGGTTCAGGATTCAGCAATTGGGAAATTGGAGATGTTGATGTATTTATAGATGAAAAAGGAATTCATCATTTATTTCACCTAATTATTCCCAATCACGACTATATTGCACATGCAGTATCAAAAGACGGTCTTTCATGGAAAAGAGTTAAAAACGCCATTTTTGTAGGTGATCCCGGCGAATGGGACGATGATATGCTCTGGACAATGCACGTAAGCAAAAATTCAGAAGGCGATGGCTATGAAATGTATTATACCGGTCTGAAACGTCAGGATAAAGGAATTGAACAAAAAGTAGGACGCGCAGTTTCTCCGGATTTAATCAATTGGAAAAAAGAAAACGCCTACGGGCTTCCTTTTAAAAGTGAAGCGCCGCATTACGAAGGCACAAACAATAATCCAAGACAATGGATCAGTTTCAGGGATCCTTACAAATACCAGTACAAAGGAGACGATTATATGCTCATTTGTGCCCGAAGCGCCTCAGGACCTACATACAGAAGAGGCTGTATTGGCGTTGCAAAAAGAGAAAAAGACGGATTCGTACTTCAAAAACCGCTTCATATTCCGTATGTGTATGATGATGTTGAATGTCCCTGTGTATTTGAAATTAAAGGAACACATTACCTTTTGGGTTCTATTCGAGAAGATATTAAAGTCCGTTACTGGTCAGCACCTGATTTTAGGGGAGAATACTGTGCCTTTCATAACAATGTCCTGATGCCGCAGGGAAATTATGCCGCCAGAGTTGTAAAAGACGGAAAACATTTTCTGGTCTATAATTTCTATTTTGCCGATGGAAATGTGAATACCCACCGCGTAATCCCGCCGCCAAAAGAACTGGACACAGACAAAAGCGGCAGACTACGTTTAAAAACCTATTATTATTGGGAAAAACTCTATCAGAAAACCATTCTTCAAAAAGATTTACCGCAGCCCATGCCTATTCTGGGTAACCCAACAGCCGATTTTCTTCAGGAAAGTGAAAACAAATGGCGTTTTGGATGCCGAAGCGGTTACGAAATCTACTGTTTCGAAAAACCCTCAATGGATTTTGTCTGGGAAGGAACACTTGCCGTAGAAGGAATGGGAAAAACAGGATTTGTAATAGAATGCGACAAAGAAGGTACAGGCTATTATATTTCGATAGATTTCATGAATGGTTTTGTACAATTCAGAGCCTGGGGATTTAATGAAAAAGACGTAAAAAACAATTTCATATTCGAAAATATCCAAACCAATCAGTTTGAAATAGGAGAGGACAAACAAATCTATTTTAAGATTATCCGCTACGGAAATTACTACGAACTCTCGATCAATGAAATCGTAAAACTGACTTTACTGGATTTTAAATACAGCGAAGGAAAAGTAGGTATTTATGTTTGTTCAGCTGTTATTTCAATCAGCGATTCAAAGATCCACGTTATCCCGGAACCCGAAAATGAATACGCTGCAGCCGATCCCGAAAAATACTTAAAGGATTACAGCAGAATAGTACAGATGCAGTAA
- a CDS encoding carboxypeptidase-like regulatory domain-containing protein produces MKHLFILLFAFFYCHLAFAQERIVYGVVTEPTGYPIPGANVLVEGTKNTTQTDFDGCYSIKVKPEQHLIFSYFGFKTQKKAAAAYEINVVLQEEKSDLREVYPVFYTLKKKDFKNALKVIPPEEIKKGKN; encoded by the coding sequence ATGAAACACTTATTTATACTTCTGTTCGCGTTTTTTTATTGTCATCTGGCTTTTGCTCAGGAACGAATTGTTTATGGTGTTGTTACAGAACCGACCGGCTATCCTATTCCGGGTGCAAACGTTTTGGTTGAAGGAACAAAAAACACAACTCAGACGGATTTTGACGGCTGCTATTCAATTAAAGTCAAACCGGAGCAGCATCTTATTTTCAGCTATTTTGGATTCAAAACCCAAAAAAAAGCAGCTGCTGCATACGAGATTAATGTGGTTTTACAAGAAGAAAAGAGTGATCTTCGGGAAGTATATCCTGTTTTTTATACTTTAAAAAAGAAAGATTTTAAAAATGCGCTAAAGGTTATACCGCCGGAGGAAATAAAAAAGGGTAAAAATTAG
- a CDS encoding NAD(P)H-binding protein, translating into MKALIIGATGSTGHELTDQLLQDDNYTEIAVFVRRPTGKSHPKLTEHVADLSKADSFAHLITGEVLFSCLGTTLKAAGSKENQWKIDYDIPVKFADLAKKNGVHSYVLVSSYGASAKSSVFYSKMKGELEDHIAKLDFPQYVIFRPGPLIRKGTDRMGEKISVKIIQFFNAVGLFKNLKPITTEFLAQKLRKAPKTLPQGTTILELREILNL; encoded by the coding sequence ATGAAAGCACTGATAATTGGAGCAACCGGATCAACAGGACACGAACTGACAGACCAGCTTTTGCAAGACGATAACTATACAGAGATTGCTGTTTTTGTGAGAAGGCCCACAGGAAAATCACATCCCAAACTTACAGAACATGTTGCAGATCTTTCAAAAGCAGATTCTTTTGCTCATTTAATTACGGGAGAAGTTCTTTTTTCATGCCTGGGGACTACTTTAAAAGCTGCAGGTTCAAAAGAAAATCAGTGGAAAATCGATTATGATATTCCGGTAAAATTTGCAGACCTGGCTAAAAAGAACGGCGTACATTCGTATGTATTGGTTTCTTCTTATGGAGCTTCGGCAAAAAGCAGCGTTTTTTATTCGAAGATGAAAGGAGAATTAGAAGATCATATTGCAAAACTCGACTTTCCTCAATATGTAATTTTCAGACCCGGACCGCTTATCCGCAAAGGCACCGATCGTATGGGCGAAAAAATATCGGTTAAAATAATTCAATTCTTTAATGCAGTTGGCCTCTTTAAAAACCTAAAACCCATAACAACCGAATTTCTGGCACAAAAGTTAAGAAAAGCACCCAAAACACTTCCGCAGGGAACGACTATACTGGAACTTAGGGAGATTTTGAATCTGTAG